A genomic region of Bacteroidota bacterium contains the following coding sequences:
- a CDS encoding DUF86 domain-containing protein → MSKRTPGLLLQDILESANKIIDFTKGLSFEEFTKDVKTVDAVIRNFEIIGEASNLLPDDVKEKHPEIDWDRIRGFRNRVVHDYFGVDSTILWKITITQIPSLITSISRVIQEFQ, encoded by the coding sequence ATGTCTAAACGAACTCCAGGTCTTCTGCTTCAGGATATTCTTGAATCGGCGAATAAAATCATTGATTTTACCAAAGGTTTATCTTTTGAGGAATTTACCAAAGATGTGAAGACTGTTGATGCAGTCATAAGGAATTTTGAAATTATTGGCGAGGCATCAAATCTCTTACCAGATGATGTAAAAGAAAAACATCCCGAAATAGATTGGGATCGGATTCGCGGATTCCGTAACCGTGTCGTCCATGATTACTTTGGCGTTGATAGTACAATTTTATGGAAAATAACTATTACGCAAATTCCAAGCCTGATAACTTCCATTTCCAGGGTAATTCAGGAGTTTCAATGA
- a CDS encoding DNA cytosine methyltransferase, which yields MYTPTAKGYFSGCGGLEIGIMQAGINVIQSLDIDEEATSCMKHNSQYFSHTILTADIKEKTVLEQPETDIILGTYPCTKYSAIADIHGTRTGDDLFLHFFRHIAIARPEMYVVENVPGMKKFKVVMEAMTKLPDYYVNVFCPVDALNWLPQSRKRLILIGTKKRFNIDAPKPETNRPKIKDILEENPTVEIPNYVISRVNGKYRDKPIIVDPEKSDAIAPTCVAHYAKDLGTRLVIDRKSKFGLRPFSIREYARLQGFPDDYFFENKRSSYRLIGNAVPVDMGRWIGQQTMKYFN from the coding sequence ATGTATACTCCAACTGCAAAAGGCTATTTTTCTGGATGTGGTGGCTTAGAGATAGGGATCATGCAGGCAGGTATTAATGTCATACAATCATTAGATATAGATGAGGAAGCTACTTCCTGTATGAAACATAACAGCCAGTATTTTTCTCATACGATATTAACTGCTGACATCAAAGAAAAAACAGTATTAGAGCAACCAGAAACTGATATAATTTTAGGCACATATCCCTGTACAAAATATTCTGCTATTGCTGATATACATGGAACTAGAACAGGTGATGATTTATTTCTTCATTTTTTTAGGCATATTGCAATAGCTCGTCCAGAAATGTATGTCGTGGAAAATGTACCAGGCATGAAAAAGTTTAAAGTAGTGATGGAGGCTATGACAAAGTTACCAGATTATTATGTAAATGTTTTTTGTCCTGTTGATGCATTAAACTGGTTACCTCAATCAAGAAAGAGATTAATTCTAATTGGAACAAAAAAACGGTTTAATATTGATGCACCGAAACCTGAAACCAACAGACCAAAAATTAAAGATATTTTAGAAGAAAATCCTACTGTCGAAATTCCTAATTATGTTATCAGCAGAGTTAATGGTAAGTATAGAGATAAACCAATTATTGTTGATCCAGAAAAATCTGATGCAATTGCTCCAACTTGCGTGGCTCACTATGCAAAAGATTTAGGAACGAGACTTGTGATAGACCGAAAATCAAAGTTTGGATTACGTCCCTTTTCAATTCGGGAATATGCACGCTTGCAAGGATTTCCTGACGATTATTTTTTTGAAAATAAAAGAAGTTCTTACAGATTGATTGGCAATGCTGTCCCTGTTGATATGGGTAGATGGATAGGGCAACAGACGATGAAATATTTTAATTGA
- a CDS encoding nucleotidyltransferase family protein: MSLLLNKDYSYLCFMVTQAEILSTLKAHKAEFAKKYHLKSIGIFGSYSRNDYLECSDIDLLVDFDQPVGIEFIDLANELEKILKIKVDLVSKNGVKLRYLKEIEKDLIYV; the protein is encoded by the coding sequence ATGTCGCTCCTTTTAAACAAGGATTATTCTTATCTTTGCTTTATGGTTACACAAGCTGAAATATTATCAACTCTTAAAGCACATAAAGCTGAATTTGCCAAAAAGTATCATCTGAAATCAATAGGAATTTTCGGATCCTATAGCAGGAATGATTATCTGGAATGCAGTGATATTGATTTATTGGTAGATTTTGATCAACCTGTCGGCATCGAATTTATTGACCTGGCGAACGAGCTTGAAAAAATCTTAAAAATAAAAGTTGACCTGGTATCAAAAAATGGTGTTAAGCTTAGATATTTAAAGGAAATTGAGAAAGATTTGATATATGTCTAA
- a CDS encoding PDDEXK nuclease domain-containing protein: MDIKELLSGLIKLDDAFKRQVTGVVNSALTLRNWLFGYYIVEYEQKGEDRAKYGDQVLKNIADDLKDKIKGASVTNLKLYRQFYQFYPHIGQALSDKSIGIIISDILNEISQTLSDQSSNRFLSDDLDAIHQIASDAFLNSEDNTNNLLIVTSPIHLITRLSFSHFVELMKIDDPLKRAFYEIETIKGTWSVRELVNQIGRLLFERSGLSKNKESLIRYANKDIVPAEPEDIIRDPYVFDFLGLPNKELVKESDLEKALLDGIEEFLLELGNGFCFESRQKMILIGGEYFYVDLVFYHRILHSHVLIELKVDKFKHEQVSQLNTYVNYYNDVEKLPGDKETIGILMCTGANQALVKYATGGLNKNLFIREYLVNLPDENKLREFLEKRKQELK, translated from the coding sequence ATGGATATTAAAGAATTATTAAGTGGTCTTATTAAGTTAGATGATGCCTTTAAGCGCCAGGTAACAGGTGTTGTTAATTCTGCACTTACACTTAGAAATTGGCTTTTTGGTTATTATATTGTTGAATATGAACAAAAAGGGGAAGACAGGGCTAAATATGGAGATCAAGTTCTGAAAAATATTGCAGATGATCTGAAAGACAAGATAAAGGGTGCTTCTGTTACTAATTTAAAACTTTACAGACAATTTTATCAATTTTATCCGCATATTGGTCAGGCACTGTCTGACAAATCTATTGGTATTATCATTTCTGATATCCTTAATGAAATTAGTCAGACGCTGTCTGACCAATCTTCTAATAGATTTTTAAGTGATGATTTAGATGCAATTCATCAGATTGCATCTGATGCTTTTTTGAATTCAGAAGATAATACCAATAATCTGTTAATTGTTACATCTCCCATTCATTTGATCACCCGGCTGTCTTTTTCACATTTTGTTGAACTAATGAAAATTGATGATCCGCTAAAACGGGCATTTTATGAGATTGAAACAATAAAGGGGACATGGAGTGTCAGAGAATTGGTAAATCAGATAGGACGGCTATTATTCGAACGCTCCGGATTGTCGAAAAATAAGGAAAGTCTGATCAGGTATGCAAATAAAGACATAGTTCCTGCAGAACCGGAAGATATTATCAGGGATCCATATGTTTTTGATTTTTTAGGATTACCAAATAAAGAATTGGTTAAAGAATCTGACCTTGAAAAAGCATTACTTGATGGCATTGAGGAGTTTTTGCTAGAACTTGGAAATGGTTTCTGCTTTGAGTCACGACAAAAAATGATCCTTATTGGGGGTGAATATTTTTATGTCGACCTGGTTTTTTATCATCGAATCCTCCACAGTCATGTTTTGATTGAACTCAAGGTTGATAAATTCAAACATGAGCAGGTCAGTCAGCTGAATACCTATGTGAATTATTACAACGATGTTGAGAAATTGCCTGGTGATAAGGAAACCATAGGAATTTTAATGTGTACCGGTGCAAACCAGGCTTTGGTAAAATATGCAACCGGGGGATTGAATAAAAACCTTTTTATAAGGGAATATCTGGTTAATCTTCCGGATGAAAATAAACTCAGGGAGTTTCTTGAAAAAAGAAAGCAGGAATTGAAATAA